From Cannabis sativa cultivar Pink pepper isolate KNU-18-1 chromosome 8, ASM2916894v1, whole genome shotgun sequence, a single genomic window includes:
- the LOC133030377 gene encoding protein FAR-RED IMPAIRED RESPONSE 1-like — protein sequence MYDVLIGHNHELASPSEAQFLRLYRVVFDGLLAQVRSMNSVGIKTPNIMFQVALQSGGYERMPCQLRDVYNRVVGAKREEKIETDSERALRFLDCLVEKDPNFFIVYKVDEENRLAKLFWADGNSRMGYVAFRDVLGFDTTYMTNEYNNPLTVLIGVNHHFNTCIFEFALLLHEKLPSYCWLLQKFLECHGDKKPNVVVTDQDVAMKQTIMEHMPDVTHRLCAWHLNTNASKKVKDPIFLKTFKDLMYNYYEEEEFESR from the coding sequence ATGTACGATGTTCTCATCGGACATAATCACGAGCTGGCTTCACCGAGTGAGGCACAATTTTTGAGATTATATCGAGTTGTGTTCGATGGGTTGCTTGCCCAAGTTAGGTCGATGAACTCCGTAGGAATTAAAACTCCCAACATAATGTTTCAAgttgctttgcaaagtggagGTTACGAGAGAATGCCATGTCAACTTCGAGATGTGTACAACAGGGTTGTTGGTGCCAAGCGAGAAGAGAAGATAGAGACAGACTCAGAAAGGGCGCTGAGATTTCTTGATTGTCTCGTAGAGAAGGATCCAAATTTCTTCATTGTCTATAAGGTTGACGAGGAGAATCGATTGGCTAAATTATTCTGGGCAGATGGAAACTCACGCATGGGCTATGTGGCTTTTAGGGATGTACTAGGATTTGACACAACCTACATGACAAATGAATACAATAATCCCCTCACTGTTCTCATTGGCGTCAACCACCATTTCAACACATGCATCTTCGAGTTTGCTCTCCTCCTCCACGAGAAGCTTCCATCCTATTGTTGGCTACTTCAAAAATTTCTCGAATGCCATGGAGATAAGAAGCCAAATGTTGTAGTTACTGACCAAGATGTGGCCATGAAACAGACCATCATGGAACACATGCCAGATGTTACACACCGTCTATGCGCTTGGCATCTCAATACAAATGCTTCCAAAAAGGTTAAAGATCCGATCTTCTTAAAAACATTTAAGGATCTGATGTACAACTACTACGAAGAGGAAGAATTTGAATCAAGATGA